GAACTGAAGGACCTCGGCGTCGACCAGTTCGCCCTATACCTCCAACACGACGCCAAGGAGGAGACCTTGGCGTCGTACGGGAAGGACATCATCCCTGCTTTTCAAGGGGTCCAGCGGTAGGCGCCCGGCAGGAGGTCCGTCGCGAGGACCGAGGCGGGGCCGTTGTCTGTCGGTAGGATGACGCGGATCGTGGGGTGGTAGTCGACGAAGACCTGGCGGTCGCGGCCGCACGGGCCGACGACACCGCGTCCCTCGTTGCCTACGGCCACGATCGTGGTGAGTTCGCGGGCTCCTTCGGCGCGGGCGCGGCCGAGCGCGACCAGTTCGGCGCAGGGGCCGCCGGTGAAGTGGTACAGGTTGATACCGGCGTACATCCGGCCGTCGGCACCGCGGACCGCGGCGCCCATCGTGTAGACGCCGTCCGGTCCGTCGGTGTTGGCGTCGACCGTACGGCGGGCCAACTCGATCAGCTCGCGGTCGTCGTCGGTCAGCGGTTGCAGGGTCAGCATGAGCCCACCCTGCCACGCCCGGAGCGGCCGATGGGAATGAATTAGGCGGAATCGTGGTTGGATGGGGGTAGGTCGATTTTCAGTAGCTGTGGTTTATTCCGATCTTTCCTCGCGAGAGATGGTGTGCCGCCGGTGCGACAACGGCCGGGTCTACCGCGACCGCGGTGCGCCCCATCTCTACGAAGGAGCAACAACATGGCACAGGGAACTGTGAAGTGGTTCAACGCCGAAAAGGGCTTCGGCTTCATCACCGTCGACGGCGGCGGAGCGGACGTGTTCGTCCACTACTCCACCATCCAGACCGACGGCTTCCGTAGCCTCGACGAGAACCAGCGCGTCGAGTTCGACGTCGTCCAGGGCCCGAAGGGTCAGCAGGCGGAGAACGTCAACATCGTCTGATCCCAGCTCGGCACGGACGCGGCCCCTCACCTGACGGTGGGGGGCCGCGTCCGGTTGTCAACCGGTGATCCGCTTGAGTTCGGCCTCGGTGACCGTCTTGACGGTCTTGATCTCGGCCGCCGGGTCGGCGCCGCTGCGGATGATCTTGTTCAGCGCGTCGGAGTACGCCGAGCTCGCCTTCGGCGACCAGAGCATCGGGTTCTGCGGGCGGCCGTTCTCGTTCAGCAGCTTGACCGCGTCCGCGGCCGGGCCGGACTTCAGCTTGTCCGCCTTCGCCGACAGGCTCTGGCGGGCCGGGACGTGGAAGCCGTACGACTGCGCGAAGTCGAGCTGATCGTCGGTCTGATCCACCCACAGCCACTTGACGAACTTCTTCGCGGCGTCGAGGTTCTTCGACTTGGCGTTCACGCAGGCGCCGTACCCACCGACCGGGACACTCGGCGCGCCGGTGGTGGCGTTCAGCTTCGGCCAGGGGAGTACGCCGTAGTCGCCGGGGAGCGCCTTCTCGATCACCGGGAGCGTCCACAGACCGGTGAACTGCATCGCGGTCAGGCCCTGGACGAACGCGGACGGGTCGGACCAGTCGGTCGGTGCCCCGAGCAACAACACCTTCGCCGTCCAGAACTCCCGCAGTTTGCGCAGCGACTCGAACGCCGCGGGGTCGTCGAAACCGAACTGGTTGTCCTTGGTCAGGTAGTCGACACCGGCCGACCAGAGCGCCGGCCCGCCGAGCACGCCGACGCCGCCGTCGTTGCCGACGAACAGCCCCTTGGTCTTGTTGTTGGTGAGCTTCTTCGCGGCGGCCAGCAGGTCGTCGACGGTCTGCGGCGGTTCTACGCCGGCCGCGCTCAGCAGGCTCTTGCGGTACACGAGCAGCTGCATGTCGATCACCTGCGGGATCGCGTACAGCTTGCCCTGGTACGACATCCGCTCGAGCAGCGCAGCGTTGAAGTCGCTCTTCGCGTCGCCCAGCAGATCGGTCAGCTCGACGACCTGATTGCCCTTGATCATGTCGATCGTCGGCCCGTTCGGGTACTCGAACACGTCCGGGCCCTGATCGGTGAGCAGCGCCGTCGCGGCCTTCTTCTCGTAGTCGCCCGGGGACCACTGGATCGTCACGGTCGCATCCGGGTACGCCTTCGCGTACTTCTCCACCGCCTGCTGCGTGCCCGCTTCGCCGTACTGGTGGTACCACTGCTGGAGCGCCGGCTTCGACCCGTCCGATCCGCCGGACGACGGCCGCCCGGAGTTCGACCCGCATCCCGCCACGGCCATCGCGGCCAGTCCAGTCCCGAGCCCGAGTACCTGCCGCCGACTGATCGTCATCGCCTGCACCTCTCCGTCCAGCGCGGTCCCACAGCCCGCGCACCACCCCAGACCCTACGACCGCTGAAGCCCAGTACCTGTAGGCTGACCCGCATGTTCTCGCCCCGTGACTAGAGACGGCTCCCACGCCTCGCGTGGTCCGAGCCTCATTCCGTCTCTCTAGGAGCGTTCTCGTGTCCGGCACAACTCGTGCCGGGAGCTACCGTGACGTCCTGCTGTTGCCGTCGGCGCTGCGCACCTTCGTGCCCGCGTTGCTCGGCCGGCTGTCGTACGGCCTGCTCCCGTTGTCTTTGCTCTTCACCGTCCAGCAGTCCACCAATTCCTTTGCCACGGCCGGCGCCGCAGTCGCGGTGTTCGGCTTCGTGTCGCTGTCGATGCCGTACAAGGCGCGGCTCGTCGACCGCTACAGCCAGCGCCGCGTCCTGCCGCCCCTCGCACTCGGTGCATCCGCCGGCCTGGTTGCCATCGCAACACTCGGTACGTCGGATGCCGCCGTACTGCTCCTCGTCGGCGCGACCGGGCTACTCGCGCCGCCGTTGGGGCCGTCGATGCGGTCGAACTGGCGACTGCTCACCGAGGGCTCCGCGCTGAAGGAACGCGCGTACGCGCTCGACGCGGTCTCCGAGGAGTCCTTGTTCCTCGGCGGTCCGCTGATCGCGGGCACGCTGATCAGTCTCGTCTCCGCACCGGCCGCGCTCGGCTGCTCGGCCGCCTTGATGGTCGTCGGCACGTTCGCGATGGTGACGAGTCCGGTGACGACTGCGACCGCGGCGTCGGCGCCGTCTCGGCATCCGTTGGGGCCGTTGGTGATCCCCGGTCTGCGCCGGATCCTGCTCGTCATCATGGTCACCGCGTCCGGGATCAGCGCGGCGTACGTCTGCGTGGCGGGCGTCGCGCAGCACGCGGGCCGACCCGGAGCGGCCGGGTACGTCGAGGCGGCGATCGCTGCGGGCAGTGTGGTCGGCGGGATGCTCTGGGCGCGCCGGCGTCACACCCGGTCCTGGTCGACCCATCTCGGCGGGCTGATCGCCGTACTGGCCGCCGGGCTGCTCGCGGCCTCGTTCGCGACCGATCTGATCGTGCTCGGGGGAGTGCTGGGCCTTGCCGGTGCTGCTGTGGCCCCGCTGTTCGTGGTCTCGTACCTGGCCGCCGACGACGTCACGCCGCCGTACCAGCGGACCGAGGCGAGCACCTGGATCAACACCGCCAACAATCTCGGCTCCGCCGCCGGGTCGGCGACCGCCGGGCTGGTGCTCGAACATGCCGCGCCGTCCTGGGGCTTCCTGGGCGGCGGCGTACTGCTCGTCCTGGTCGCGCTGGCGGTCGGCGCGTCAGGCGTCCGACAGGCGCGCGATCGTGGCTGAGGCGCGACGGACGATCGGGACGGGACCGGCCGGAAGGACATCGCCGATGAAGGCGTAGTGCTGGAGTACGGCGGGATCGACGTCGCCGGGGCGGTGACGACTGTGGTCGCGGACCCAGTCGATGATGTCGCCCCAGCCGGGTGCCGCGAGGGAGCCGCCGAAGTGCTGGACCGAGAGGCCGGCGCACAGGTTACTGAAGGCCAGGCGGTGGGCGAGCGGCCAGCCGCGGAGGGTGCCTAGGACGAGCGAGGCGAGGAACACGTCGCCGGCGCCTGTCGGGTCGTACGAACGCACCGGCAGCGCCGGCACCTGCTCCTCCTCACCGGTCTCGGAGTCGATCGCCAGTACGCCGTCCGCGCCGTTCGTCACCACCGCGAGCGGCACGCGGTCGGCCAGCTTGTGCAGCGCGGCCTTCGGGGTGTCGGTGCGGGTGTAGGCCATCGCCTCACCCGCGTTCGGCGTGAACGCGTGGAACCCCTCGAGTACGTCGAGCACCGCCGGCGACCATTCGTCCGTCGGATCCCAGCCGACGTCACCGAACAGGAGCGCACCGGATTCCCGCGCCTCGACCGTCCAGCCCGGCAGTTCCTCCGCCACCGGAACGATCGCCGACCGCGTGTTCAGGCCCGGACCCACGAGCTTGCTCGGATCGCCCGGTGCCTCGTGCGCATGCGTGACCATCGCCCGGTCCCGGTCGATGGACATCGACACCGTGACCGGCGAGTGCCAGTGGCCGATCCGCCGTGAGTGCGACAGGTCCACGCCCTCCTGGTCGGCGAGGGTCCGCCAGCAGAAGTCGGCGTACGCATCGTCACCGAACACCGAGGCGAGCCCGGTCTTCAGGCCGAGCCGCGCGGCCGCGATCGCGAAGTTCGCGACACCGCCCGGGCACGACCCCATCCCCTCGGCGAAGATCTCCGTACCGGTGGTCGGGGCGGTCGCCAGACCGGTCATCACGATGTCGAGGAACACCGTCCCCTGCACGAACACGTCGTAGCGGTCCTGCTCGTCCGTCACGGTGACACGACTCCTTGTCATCCTGGTTGTCGGTGGTGGGTGGAATGCTCCTTCGTAGCATCATCGACCGTTCAAGACCACGGAATTGGGAGGACACGAATGAGTCCTGAGGTGTGTCCGTGATCCCTACCTGGATCTCGATCGTCGGGGTCGTGATGACCGTGCTGAGTCCGTTGCTCGCGCTGGGTGGCGTTTTCCTCGGGTCGTACCTGACGCGGAAGTCCGATCGCGAGCTGGATGTCTGGCGGCACCGCGAGGAGACCATGCGGATGGTCCGGTGGGCGGTGGAGCAGATTCTCGAGGGTGAGGACGCCGGAACGGACGCCGGTGTGGTGACGCTGCGTTCCCTGATGAGGTCGGAGCTGTTACAACCCGAGGACTACGATCTGGTCGCCGCGCTGACCGCCGCCGTAGCGATCGACCGCATCGGCGCGTCCGCGTACGCTGATATCGCGGACACCGACATCGAGGTCGTCGAGGGAGACAGTGACCATGGCTGAGAAGAAGACCGTGAAGGTCTCCCGCCAGGCTGTCGAGCTGGCCCGGTTGCACGTCGAAGCCGCCCGCCGCGCCGGCCGCAAACCCGACGCCGGCGTCGCCCGGATCGCAGGCGCCCGTCCGGACAACGGCAACAGCACCCCGTCGCCGGCCCCCGCCTGACATACGGCTGTTTCAAACGCACCGGGTATCGGACGGGGCTGTACGGAGCGGCAGGTCTGGTCGGCGGCACGCCGTGGAGCGCCTAGACTGATCGCCGGCCGCTCCCGTGGCGTACGGTGCACTTCGTGGTTACCGTCGCGTCGCTCCCTGTTCCCGACCACGGCCGGATGAACCCGTGATCCGCTTCGAGAATGTGTCCAAGACGTACGAGGGCCAGTCCAAGGCCGCTCTGCTGAACGTCAACGTCGAGATCGAGAAAGGCGAGTTCGTCTTCCTGGTCGGAACCTCCGGGTCCGGCAAGTCGACGTTCCTTCGTCTGGTCCTGCGTGAGCACCGGACGACCAGAGGTCACATCATGGTCGCCGGCAAGGACCTCAACCGGCTGGCCAGCTGGCGGATCCCGCAGATGCGGCGCCAGATCGGCACCGTGTTCCAGGACTTCCGGCTGCTGCCGAACAAGACCGTCGCCGAGAACGTGGCGTTCGCGCTGCAGGTGATCGGCAAGCCCCGCGCGCACATCCGCAAGACGGTGCCCGAGGTCCTCGAGCTGGTCGGTCTGGACGGCAAGGAGGACCGGATGCCGGACGAGCTGTCCGGCGGTGAGCAGCAGCGCGTCGCGATCGCCCGCGCGTTCGTGAACCGGCCGATGATCCTGATCGCCGACGAGCCCACCGGAAACCTCGACCCCGGTACGTCGGTCGGCATCATGAAGCTGCTGGACCGGATCAACCGGACCGGGACGACCGTGGTGATGGCCACCCACGACGTCTCGATCGTCGACCAGATGCGCAAGCGCGTGATCGAGCTGGAGAACGGCCATGTCGTCCGCGACGAGTCGCGTGGCGTCTACGGCTACCAGCACTGACCAGGGGACTGACTGACTGATGCGCTTGAACTACATCCTCTCCGACCTCGGGATCGGCCTGAAGCGGAACCTCTCGATGACGATCGCGGTCGTCGTCACCATCTGGGTCTCGCTGTCGCTGTTCGGCAGCGCGCTGCTCGCCCGCGAGCAGGTCGACCTGATGAAGGGGAACTGGTACGACAAGATCCAGATCTCGGTGTTCCTGTGCACCAAGGACTCCGGCGGCCGCGGCTGTTCCGGCGCCGAGGTGACCCAGGAGCAGAAGAACCGGATCCAGCAGGTCATCCAGACGAACCCGGACACCGCGCCCGACGGCGTGTTCTCGGAGTCGAAGAAGGAAGCGTTCGAGTCGTTCAAGAAGCTGTACAAGGACTCGCCGATCGTCAGCACGGTCACCGAGGACCAGATGCAGGAGTCGTTCCGGGTCAAGCTGCGAGATCCGACGCGATATCAGAACCTGGTCAGCGCCGTCGCCGGTCTCCCCGGCGTCGACACCGTCCAGGACCTCCGCCAGTACCTCGATCCGCTGTTCAAGGCGCTCAACGGCTTGCAAGTCGGCGCGTTGATCTCGGCCGGATTGCTGCTGGTCGCGGCCCTGATGCAGATCTCCAACACGATCCGGCTGGCGGCGTACGCCCGGAGACGGGAGATCGGCATCATGCGCCTGGTGGGCGCCTCGAACTTCTATATCCAGCTACCGTTCCTCCTGGAAGCGGTGCTGGCGGCCCTGATCGGCGCTGTTCTTGCCTGCGGCACCTTGTGGGTCGGGGTGTACTTCGTGGTCATGCAGCGGGCGGCGGAGACGTTCCGCGTCTGGCAGTGGGTCGGCGCGACCGAAACCTTCCGCGCCACGCTGATCATGGTCGTCGTCGGCCTGATCCTGGCCGTGATCCCGACATTCCTGACAACACGGAAATACCTCAAAGTCTGACCCGGGTGACCTATCGTGCAGTATCAGGAGTCACACGAGTAACTCCTGTACCGCACAATTTCATCCAGAGCAAGGGGTCGACCTGTGGTCCCGCACTTCCCCGGTGCGAACCCGCGTGAGCGGGGGAGCATCAAGCGAGACGACAGCACCGGCACCTCCACCGCGCCGAACCCGCGATCACGCAAGCGACCGCCGGGCCGGCAGACGGCGGTTGCCGCTTGCTGCCTTGTCCTGTCCCTGTCCGCCGGTGTCCTGGCGGCGGTTCCGTCCGCTCCGTCCGCGGAGGCGAAACCGCCGGATCCAGTCGCCAAGAAGAAGCAACTCGACGCGCAGCTCGGTCAGCAGAAGGCCGATCTCGACGACGCGTCCGACCAGCTCGGCAAGTCCGTTGCCGCGTACAACCAATCCGTCGTCAAGTACCAGGCAGTCCAGGTCCGGTACGCCGCCGCGCAGGGGCAACTCGCCGCTGCGAAGGCCGCCGACGCGGTTGCCGCGGGCAAGCTCGCCGCGGCCGAGGCGGCGTTGCGTACGGCGGTGTCCGACGTCGAGGCCGGCGAGAAGCTGATCGCGGAGAAGCGGTCCGTCGCGGGTCGCGCCGTACGGTCGGCGTACCAGCAGCAGAACAGCCTCGTGGGCCTGTCGATCGCGCTGCGCGGTGCCGCGCCGGCCGATATCGCGACCGGGATGCAGGTCCAGCGGAACGTCTTCGGCATCCAGAGCAACGCGATCACCAACCTGAACAACGCGCAGGCGCAGCTCGCCAGCAAGCGGGTCAAGGTCGCGGCCGCGGAGAAGGAGTCCGAGGTCGCTCGCGCCGAGGCCGCCGCAACGGTCAAGCGCGTCACCGAGCTGACCAAGCAGGTCGCGGCCGACCGGGCCGAGGCAGCGGCGATCGCGAAGGTCAAGCTGACCGCGTTCAAGGCCGCCGAGAAGGAGAAGAACACCGAGCTGGCGCAGTACAACTCGCTGCTGCGTGAGCGGAACCGGGTCGAACAGCTCCTGATCGCGCGGGCGAAGGCGGAGAAGGCAGCCGCCGCGCGCCGGAAGGCCGCTGCCGAGAAGGCGGAGCGGGCGAAGGCACGCAAGGAGAACCGGAAACCGCGGGACATTCCGGACGATCCGCCGTCCTCCGGCGGCGGGCGGCTGGCCTACCCGGTCAGCAGCTACATCACGTCGCCGTACGGAATGCGTTTTCACCCGGTCCTGCACTACTGGAAGCTGCACGACGGCACCGACTTCCGCGCCCCCTGCGGTACGCCGATCCGCGCCGCGGCCGACGGGAAGGTGACGGACAAGTACTACAACGGTGGCTACGGAAACCGGCTCTTCGTTTCACACGGTGTGATGGGCGGGTCGTCGATCACGACGGTCTACAACCACCTGTCGCGGTACAAGGCCGGGGTCGGTGAACGCGTCCAGAAGGGCGAGATCATCGGGTACGCCGGAACCACGGGCTACTCCACCGGTTGCCACCTGCACTTCATGGTCTACCAGGACGGCCGCGTGGTTAATCCCATGAAGTGGTTGTAGACGGTCTGAGATACTGGTCGGATGGTGAAACAGTCCGGCCGGGAGAAGCCGATCGCGCAGAATCGTAAGGCGCGACACGACTACCACATCGAGGACGTGGTGGAGGCCGGGCTGGTGCTGACGGGGACCGAGGTCAAGTCCCTCCGGCAGGGCCGGGCCTCCCTCGTCGACGCGTTCGCCGCCGTCCGCGGGCGCGAGCTCTGGCTGCAGGGCATGCACATCCCGGAGTACAAGCACGGCACGTGGACGAACCACGAGCCCCGCCGTACGCGGAAGCTGCTGCTGCACAAGGACGAAGTACAGAAACTGATCCACGAGGTCGAGCAGCAAGGGGTGTCGCTGATCCCGCTGTCGCTGTACTTCAAGGACGGCTACGCGAAGGTCGAGCTCGCCACCGGGCGCGGCAAGAAGGACTACGACAAGCGCCACGCCCTGGCCGAACGCCAGGCGAACCGCGAAGCCCAGCGCGCCCTCTCGGACCGCCGACGGCAGTAAGTTCCCCGCACGGACCTTGGGGTCGGCTATGTTGCGGCCGTGCTCCCTGTCGCGTTGCCTGGCTGGCTCGACGCCGTGGTCGGACTCCTCACGGGGTTCGGCCTGTTCATCGGCTGGATCGTCGTGGTCGGCTGGTTGATCTTGCGGATCGGCGGTCCGTGGGTCGACCGGACGAAGGCCAAGCTCGCCAAGGAGCAGGCAGGCGCCGAGCGGTACGGCTGGCTCCCGGGGGCCGACGTCGACGGGCAGCTACTCGCGGCCGGCTGCCGGATCTTCGCCCCGGACGGGCACCTGCGCCGGATCCTGGTCGGCCAGTACCAGGGCCGCCCGATCCGGATGGCCGAGTTCGTCCACACCACCAGGGGCCGTTACCTGCCGACCACCTGGGTCAACCATCTCGTCGCGATCGAGCTGCCCGTCCAGCTCCCGGACCTGGCCGTCGGTCCGGAACCTCTCTTCGATGCCGGCGCAGTCGCGCGGGTCGACGTGGAGAGCGACGCCTTCAACCAGCGGTTCCGGGTGACCGGCGCGGATCCCCGCTACGTCTCGGCCATGCTCCATCCCCGGATGATGGAGTGGCTGCTCGACCAGCCGCCGGTGGACCTGCGATTCTCCGGCAACCTGGTCGTCGCGTTCGCTTCCAAGCCGTGGACCGTGCCGCAGACCCTGGCGGCGTTGCCCGTCCTCAGTGGTGTCGTCGACCTGATCCCGCCCTTCGTCCTGGCCGACTACGGCCGACAGGTCGGTTGATCAGGGCCTTCCGGGTCCGGTCAGGGGCGCGTCCGGGGTGAACCCGATGGGGTGAGCGGCCGGCGGCGCGCACAGTGGAGACATGTCCACATCAGAGCTGCTGGTGACGCCGGCCCAACGGGACCGGGGCGTCGAGATCCTGAAAGAAATGTACGCCGACGGTCGGCTGGACCACATGGAGTTCGACCTCCGGCTCGACAAGGCCCTGAAGGCCCGCACCCGGGCAGAGCTGAACAGCTCGTTCGACGGGCTGGTCTCCCGGCCGGTCCCGACGTTCGCCCCGGCCGCCTTCACCCGGCCGGCGCCGCTGCAGACCTACCGCGGCGACGGGCGCGGGATGGGCACGATCGCGCACTGGCTCGGGTACCCGACGTCGTTCGTCGGCCCGGCGCTCGTCGTCGCGACCGCCGGCCAGAAGAATCCCGCCGTACGCCGGCACGCCGTCGAGGCGCTGAACTTCCAGCTGACCGCGTTCGGGGCGTTCGCGCTGCTGGGGATCGCGACCGGGATCACCGACGGGTTCGTGTCGTTCCTGTTCCCGATCCTCGGCATCCTCTGGTTCCTGCTGACCGGCGTCGGCGGCCTGGCCACCGCGGCCGGCAACAAGTTCCGCTACCCGTTCACCCTGCGCCTGATCAAGTAGGAGGAATGTCAGGTGCGGGCAGCTTGTTGGACTTGGTAGTGTGGATCTTCCACCGCGGTACGGGTGGGAGTTTGACAACTCAACAGGGGGTGAACGGTTTCGACTTTGGACGTACGTTGCAAGAGAAGCGGGCCGAGGATCCAGGGTTATCTCGTTAACGATCTCTGGAAACCAACAAGTGCCGATACTAAGCGCACTGACCTCGCTCTCGCCGCCTGACGGCCTGAGCACCTAAAGAGGTGGTCAGCCCGGGGATGCTCTCGCCCCGGTTCCTGGCCTCATTTAGAGAGCTTGCTTTGCTAGCCCGGTCACGGGGTTAGCACGGGACATTTACAGTGACTGAGCCTGTCAGCGAGATGTCTGTACAAACGCTGGGGCTAAGAAAAGCGCTATTCAGACTGCGCCCGGAGAAGTCTTGGAGCGACGCCGAAGGACGCGGGTTCGATTCCCGCCACCTCCACCCCTTGAGAACGCCCAGGTCAGAGCACGATCGACCTGGGCGTTCCGCTGTCTGCGACCACTTAACGACCACTTTATGCCGCGTCGCCTTCGGTGTGAGCGCGGTGGCTGCGGCGGCCGATGCCACACCCCGGCCCATGTAGACATCCTGAGTCATCGACGGCTTCGCGTGCCCGAGGTGGTCGGCGATCTCGCGGGCCGTCAGGCCGGCCTCGTCCAGCCTGGTCGCGACGGTCTTCCGCCAGACGTGTGACGTTACCCAGGCGAGCGCCGCATCGATCCGGACCAGGGCCGCCTTCATGTCCCGGTTCGCGTTCGACGGGTTCCGCGCCTCGCCCAGCTGGGGCGGGAACAGCAGACCCAGCGGATTCCGCGGCCACGTCAGGGTCAGGCGCCGGCGGGACAGCGCGACGATGTGCGGCGGGACGGCGATGATCCGCCAACCGGCGGCCGTCTTCGGCCGTAGCTGGATCACGGACCCCTTGCCTTTGAGGCGTACGACGGTCGCGTTCACCTCGATCACGCCCGCCTCGAGGTCGATCACATCGGCCCGTACGGCGAGCGCCTCACCGATCCGCATACCGGTCCCATCCAGGAACTCCATCAGATCGGCTACATCATCCTCGCCGACGCGGGCCTGCTCGTCGTTCCTGACCTCGGTCAGGATCGTGGTCTCCTCGTCGATGGTGAGCGCCTTCGGCTGTTTGTGGCCGCGGGGGATCTTCCCGGTCTCCCGCACCGGGTTGGCGTCGATCGCTCCATGCCGTACGGCCAGGGCCATCAGGAGGCTGAGCACAGTCTTGCAGGTCTTGGCCTTGCTCGGCCCGCTGTTCGTCCGGACCGAACTCAGGAACGCGTCGCAGCGGGGGACGCGCGCCTCACGGATCGTGAGCTCACCCATCTCCGGGAGCACCTTCTGGTCCAGGTCCCGCTCGTACAGCTCCTTGCTGCCGTCTGCGAGGTCGGACGCCTTGATCTCCTTGCGCCAGACCTCGGCTAGTACGCGGATCTTCGTGTCTGCGGTGATGTCGCCCGTGTTGGGTCCGATCCGGTCCCGCAGCGCCTCCTTCAGTCGGCGTCCAGCCTCTGCCTTGGTCGTGCCGTACCGCGTCACCGGACGGGTGCGGCCGTCGTAGTCGCGGATCCGCGCTCGTGCCCGGATCCTCTTCGGAGCCATCGTCGTGTAGTCGATGTCGCCGAACGTGCCGACCGGCAGCGGCGGTCTAGCCACGCTCGGCGACCTTCCGCATGGCGTCGAAATCCTCTCGCGTCCGCGGCGGTTCCGCGTCGTTCAGATTCTCTGCTTCTTCGAGCGCATGTCCTGGCGTCATCTGCTTGACATCGTTGATCGTCGCCTCGGTGACGAGTGTCAGTCGAAAGCCCTTGTGCTCGGCCTGCTCAAGCTGGTCCCGCAATGCCGTGTGCGCTGCAGACAACTCGTACATCGTCCAGATCGTCTCGTTGTAGAGCATCCCGATGGTCCGGCACTGGCCGGCGATCTCGCTCTGCAAGCCGATCTCATCAGGCCGCTTCAGAAGCGCGTCGACCGGTACGTCGAGCACCTCCGCCAGGTCGGCCGCCTCGCTCAGCAGAAGCCGGCGCTCGCCCTTCTCGACCGACCAAACCGTCGACTGACTCCACCGGTGACCCCGTTCGCGCATCGCGTCAGCCACCGCCTGCTGAGGCATGCCATCCCGCAGCACGGACACCGTCACACCGATCAACCGCTCCCTGTCAGCCACGAATCACACCGTACTGTCAAATCTAGTTGGGCTCTACTAGA
This Kribbella sp. NBC_00482 DNA region includes the following protein-coding sequences:
- a CDS encoding helix-turn-helix domain-containing protein, whose protein sequence is MTVSVLRDGMPQQAVADAMRERGHRWSQSTVWSVEKGERRLLLSEAADLAEVLDVPVDALLKRPDEIGLQSEIAGQCRTIGMLYNETIWTMYELSAAHTALRDQLEQAEHKGFRLTLVTEATINDVKQMTPGHALEEAENLNDAEPPRTREDFDAMRKVAERG